The Papaver somniferum cultivar HN1 chromosome 3, ASM357369v1, whole genome shotgun sequence genome includes a region encoding these proteins:
- the LOC113355990 gene encoding protein ECERIFERUM 3-like, translating into MVAPLSTWPWEYLGSLKYLIYGPLLAKLYYSRNFEMDDNSSSTWCFHLLILCSLRPVMYQFWFTFSYMLFFTRTRLIDHRGVDFKQIDREWNWDNFIILQGIMAAIGGYKFFDEYSSLPTWNSTGFLITILLHIGISEPLYYFLHRYLFHNDYFFSKYHSFHHKSSVTQSFTVGSGTFLEHIILSMIIVIPVIGPLASGFGSKSMIFGYILMFDFVRGFGHCNVEIVPGWIFELFPFLRYILYTPTYHSLHHKEKDTNFCLFMPLFDALGNTVNSKSWELHRQTSSGLNGTKVPDFVFLAHVVDVSAAMHVPFSFRSVNSVPYRFRLVLLPIWPVAFTMMLVMWVFSKTFFVSFYNLRGKFHQTWTVPRFGFQYFIPSAKDGINNLIEESILRADKLGVKVISLAALNKNEALNGGGTLFVKKHPDLKVRVVHGNTLTAAVILNEIKSDVTEVFLTGATSKLGRAIALYLCRKRIRVLMLTLSKERFESIQREADKELQGYLVQVTKYQAAQNCKTWIVGKWITPREQKWAPPGTHFHQFVVPPIFAVRRNCTYSALAAMKLPEDVEGLGTCEYTMGRGIVHACHAGGVVHSLEGWTHHEVGAIDVDRIDLVWEAAMKHDLKPV; encoded by the exons ATGGTTGCCCCTTTGTCAACTTGGCCATGGGAATACCTAGGAAGTCTCAAG TATTTGATATATGGACCTCtgcttgcaaaactctactaCTCGAGGAATTTTGAAATGGATGATAATTCATCGTCAACATGGTGTTTTCATTTACTGATTCTGTGTTCTCTTAGACCAGTTATGTATCAATTCTGGTTCACTTTCTCATATATGTTATTCTTTACTCGTACGCGCCTCATCGATCACCGTGGCGTCGACTTCAAACAAATCGACCGTGAATGGAACTG GGATAATTTCATAATCCTTCAAGGAATAATGGCTGCAATTGGCGGATACAAATTTTTCGATGAATATAGTAGCCTCCCGACATGGAATTCAACTGGATTTTTGATTACAATATTACTTCACATAGGAATATCAGAACCATTATATTATTTTCTTCACAGATATCTTTTCCACAATGATTATTTCTTTTCTAAATATCATTCATTTCACCATAAGTCTTCAGTGACACAGTCTTTTACAG TTGGCTCTGGTACATTTCTGGAACATATCATATTGAGTATGATTATTGTAATCCCTGTTATAGGACCACTTGCGTCCGGATTCGGATCGAAAAGTATGATATTCGGGTACATTTTAATGTTCGATTTCGTGAGAGGTTTCGGTCATTGCAACGTAGAAATCGTTCCGGGATGGATTTTCGAGTTATTTCCATTCTTACGATACATTCTATACACTCCCAC ATACCACAGCCTGCACCACAAGGAAAAAGATACCAATTTCTGTCTATTCATGCCACTATTTGATGCACTGGGAAATACAGTAAATAGCAAGTCCTGGGAGTTGCACAGACAAACAAGTTCAGGGTTGAATGGGACGAAAGTGCCGGACTTTGTATTTTTAGCTCATGTGGTGGACGTGAGTGCTGCAATGCACGTACCGTTTTCTTTTCGGTCAGTCAATTCCGTGCCGTACAGGTTCAGGTTGGTTCTCTTGCCAATCTGGCCGGTAGCCTTCACGATGATGCTTGTCATGTGGGTTTTTTCGAAGACATTCTTCGTGTCTTTCTACAACCTGAGAGGGAAATTTCACCAAACATGGACCGTTCCTAGATTTGGTTTTCAG TACTTCATACCATCGGCAAAAGATGGGATCAATAACCTAATAGAAGAATCAATCCTTAGAGCTGATAAGCTCGGAGTCAAGGTCATCAGTCTTGCCGCATTGAATAAG AACGAAGCTCTTAATGGTGGAGGTACGTTGTTCGTGAAGAAGCATCCGGATCTCAAAGTACGAGTCGTTCATGGGAACACATTAACAGCGGCTGTCATACTTAACGAGATCAAGAGTGATGTGACGGAGGTTTTTCTTACTGGAGCCACATCCAAGCTAGGAAGGGCCATTGCTCTTTACCTTTGTCGAAAAAGAATCCGTGTCTTG ATGTTAACTCTGTCTAAAGAAAGATTTGAAAGCATTCAAAGAGAAGCAGACAAGGAATTGCAGGGTTATTTGGTACAAGTCACCAAGTATCAAGCAGCCCAAAATTGTAAG ACATGGATCGTTGGTAAATGGATTACTCCGAGAGAACAAAAATGGGCACCACCAGGAACTCATTTCCATCAGTTTGTTGTCCCGCCGATCTTTGCCGTGCGAAGAAACTGTACCTACAGCGCTTTAGCAGCTATGAAACTACCTGAGGATGTGGAAGGTTTAGGAACATGCGAG TATACAATGGGAAGAGGAATCGTACATGCATGTCATGCAGGTGGAGTGGTTCATAGTCTAGAAGGCTGGACACATCACGAAGTGGGAGCTATTGATGTTGATAGAATTGATTTGGTGTGGGAGGCTGCCATGAAACATGATTTAAAGCCTGTTTAA